The Apium graveolens cultivar Ventura chromosome 6, ASM990537v1, whole genome shotgun sequence genome contains a region encoding:
- the LOC141664129 gene encoding uncharacterized protein LOC141664129 — protein sequence MEAKKEQPSAAASTPVSTSCRKKKSEEATFLEDVKDHIDEFIHASMEEHATCFKKTVKKMFGMSKIVAERNSESKKVESSLPLRTTVAD from the exons ATGGAGGCGAAAAAAGAGCAACCATCTGCTGCTGCTTCTACACCAGTCAGCACATCATGTAGAAAGAAGAAATCTGAAGAAGCAACATTCTTAGAAGACGTGAAGGATCATATTGACGAGTTCATTCATGCTTCAATGGAGGAACATGCAACTTGCTTTAAGAAAACTGTCAAAAAG ATGTTTGGAATGTCAAAAATCGTTGCCGAAAGGAACTCTGAAAGTAAGAAAGTTGAAAGTTCTCTCCCCCTTCGGACAACTGTTGCTGACTAA